Sequence from the Cellulomonas fimi ATCC 484 genome:
GCGCGCCGATCTCGACACGGCTCGTCTGCTCGGCCCAGGCCCCGAGCATCGTCCAGCACTCGAAGTGCTTGCCGTCGGGGTCGCCGGACAGCGGGAAGAAGTGGTCCCAGTTGAAGACGATGTCGACCCCGGCGTCCTCCGCGCGGCGGACCGCGTCGCGGATCTGCGCGTAGTCGGCGTGCTGCGGCTGGATCTGGACCCCGATGCGGATGGCGCGTGTCATGGGCGCCACGCTACGTCCGCACCGCACGGCGGTCGCGCCCGTCGGCCGGACGTCTCAGCGTCCGGGCGCCCGGCCGGGCGCAGGTCGCACCGGTGGCGGGCGCCGACGGGCGGGCCTAGCGTCGACAGGGCCGCGCCGGCGTCGTCGGGCGGCACAGCCGTCACCCGGGTCGCACCCGGGGAGCAGGGGGCGGACCGGCTGCACGGCCGGTGCACAGCGGGCGACCCGCGGCTCCACGCGACGGTCACGCGACAGAGGGTTCGCGTCCACGTCACCTCGCCGTCCTGCGCACGTCACCGCGGCGGGACGAGGGCGACACCACCGGCACCCGCGACGGGTGCCGGGCACGGTTCGACGCCGGAGGAGCACCCATGTACCTGCACGTGCAGCGACTCATCAACGACATCGAGGCCGACGAGCCGGACCCGGCCGCCGCGAACGCGCTCCAGGAGGGGCTGGGCGGCCAGTTCGGCGAGATGCGCACGATGATGCAGTACCTGTTCCAGAGCATGAACTTCCGCGGCCCGGCCGGGAAGCCGTACCGCGACCTGCTGCAGGGGATCGGGACGGAGGAGATCAGCCACGTCGAGCTGATCGGCACGACCATCGTCCGGCTCCTGGACGGCTCGCCGCGGTACAACGGCAAGAAGACCGACCCGCTCGACGAGCCCGGCGCAGGCGGCAGGACGCCGCTCGAGAACGCGCTGCACGAGAGCAACATCCACCACTACCTCGTGGCGTCGCAGGGTGCGCTGCCCGTCGACGCGGCCGGCAACCCGTGGAGCGGCTCGTACGTCTACAACTCCGGCAACCTGGTCCTCGACCTGCTCTACAACCTCATGCTGGAGAGCACGGGACGCCTGCAGAAGTGCCGCATCTACGAGATGACGTCGAACAAGACGGCGCGCTCGACGATCTCCTACCTCATCGTCCGCGACCAGGCGCACGAGAACGCGTACGCGCGGGCCCTGGAGACGCTCGGCGTGAGCTGGGCGTCGGTGCTGCCGATCCCGAAGACCAACGCGGAGAAGTTCCCCGAGGTCCGCAAGCTCCTCGACCTGGGGCTGCAGAGCAAGCAGTACTCGTTCGACCTGACCGCGCAGTCGGAGGCGGGGCGCATCTTCCAGGGCATGTCGCCGTCGAAGGACGGCACGCAGCTCGACGCGTCCGAGCAGGCCCCGGCGGGGGTCCCCCTGACGATCGCCGAGGAGCGGTTCGAGGAGTTCTCCCCCGGGCTCGACCCGGAGCTCCTCGCCCTCGTGCAGGCGACGGCCGAGCTCGAGATGGCGGAGGTGCAGCCCCTGTACGGGCCGATCCCGCCGCCCGAGGGCACGTCCTGACCGACCGCACGACGCCCGCCCGTCACCCGAGGGTCACGGGCGGGCGTCGGGGTGCCCCCCGGTGTGCCGCGGCGGGGTCGCGCGGCCCAGCGCGCCCGAGCGCTCCCGGGCGCGGGTCAGGCCGCGACGCTCCGCAGCGGCTGCGCGGCCCCGCGGCCACGACGCACGACGGTGCGGTCGGGCACCACCTCGTCCGGCGGGACGTACGCGCCCGCCTCCACGACGACCCCGTCGCCGACCTTCGCGCGGCTGCCCACGCGGGCGCCCGCCCCGACGCTCGTGCCGGGGCCGAGGTGCACCGACGTGCCGACGGTCACGTCGGCACCGACCCGTACGTCGCGGTCGACCCAGCTGCCGGCACCGACGCGGCTGCGCGGTCCGACGTGCGCGCCGGCCTCGACGTACGCGCCGGCCGCGACCGAGGCGTCCTCGTGCACGTGCGCGTCGGGCGAGACGAGGCCGCCGCCGTTGTCGTGGCGCGCGTACCGCAGCACACGGCCGTCGTCGGTCTCGAGCTCGAAGCGGGCTCTCTTCGTCCTCATGCCACCTCTTCCCAGTAATGGTTCTCGGTAGCCTCAACGAACGACACCCGCGGAGGATTTCCCGCGACGGCCCGCCGGCGTTGCGCCCAGCGCGAACGGAGGGCACGGGCGTGCGCGTGGACGCGCACGCCCGCTCCGGTCACCCAGGACGTGCTCCGGACGCCCCGGAGCCGTCAGCCCTTGGGGCCCTTCCCCTTGTCCCGCCCGGGCGCGCCGGGGGCGGGCTTCGGCGCGGGCGCCGGCGCGGGCGCGGACTTCTCGGCGGCCTCCGCGGCCTTCGCGGCCTCCGCCGCCGCGGCCGCCTCCTGCGCCTGACGGGCGGCCTCGGCGTCCGCGAGCGCCTGCGCGACGGCGGCGTCCGCCTCGGCCTGCGCCTGGGCCGCCCGGGCCGCCTCCGCGGCCTGCAGCTCCGCCTCGACGTCGTCGAGCGCCGCGTCCAGGGCGGCGTACCGCGCGTCCGAGATCTCGCCCGCGGACCGGCCGTCCTCGACCGACGCACGGACCCGGTCGAGCAGTGCGTCCGCGGCCTCGAAGCGACCCTCGGCCGCGGCCCGGGTCACGGCCAGCACGTCGCCCTGCAGCGAGCGCGCGCGACCGGCGTCGAGGTCGGGTGCCGCACAGCCACCGAGCACCAGGGCCCCGGTCACCAGCACGCCGGCGGCGAACCGGCGCCGCGCGCGCCCCGTCCGCGGCGTCACGGCGCCACCTCCTGCTGCAGGCGCGTGAGGGCGTCGCCGAGCGGACCCTCGACCGCGGGGTAGTCAGGTGGCTCGACCGCACCGTCCGGTGCCGCCAACCGTGCGGCGAGCACACCGCCCGCGACGACGAGCAGGAGCACGAGCACAGTGACCGCGGCGACGCGGGCACGGCGCGAGCCCGCCCGGCCGAGGGCCGCGAGCCGCCGGTGCCCCGGTGCGACCGACGCGGGCACGGAGCGGCGGCGGCCGGGCGCGGGGGCGATCGTCGGCGCCTCCGCGGCGCGCGGGAGCTCCCCGCGGGCCGCCGCGCCGCCGTCGGGCACGGTGCCCACGGCTGCCGTGCCCACGGCTGCCGTGTCGTCAGCTGCCGCGCCGACGGCTGCCGTGCCGGCCGAAACCGCGTCCGCCAGCGCGTGCTCCCCCGGTCCCGGGTACGGCACCGGCGTGGGGACCGCAGGCATGACCCGCGTGCGGCCGAGCTCACCGTCCCCGGCGTCCACGGGGTCGACGGCGTCGGGCCGGTCCAGCACGTCGCCCAGCGCGTGCGCGACCTCCTCGGCGCTCGGCCGGTCCTCGGGGCGGCGGGCCGTCATGCCGACGACGAGCGCGGCCAGGCGCGGGTCGAGGTCGCCGGGCACCTCGGGGTCCCGCGCGAGGCGGGCAGCCGCGACCTCCGCCATGGTGCCGCTGAACGCGGGCGCGCCGGTGAGGCACTCGAGCAGGACGAGCCCCAGGGCGTACACGTCGCTCGACGGCCCGAGCGCGCTGCCGACCGCCTGCTCCGGGCTCAGGTACGACGCGGTGCCGACGATGGTCCCCGTCATGGTGAGCCGGGTCGCGGCCGCGAGGCGGGCGATGCCGAAGTCCACGATCTTGACCGGGTGCTCGGCGGGCTCGTCGCCGTCGAGGCAGTCGTCCGAGACGAGCAGGATGTTGCCGGGCTTGACGTCGCGGTGGATCACGTCCTGCGCGTGCACGACCGCGATCGCCTCCGCGGCGGCGCGTCCGACGGCCGCGGTCTGCCGGGCGGTCAGCGGCCCGTCGGCGAGGCGGCGTCCCAGGGTGGGACCCGGCACGAGCTCCATGACGAGGTACGCCTGCACGTGGTCCGCGTCGACCGCCACCGTGTCGGCGTCGAACAGCCGGACCAGCCCGGGGTGCCGCAGCCCGGCGAGGACACGGATCTCGGCCTCGTGGCGGCGCAGGTCGTCGCTGTCACGCGCGACGGGCGGGAGCACCTTGACGGCGACGACGCGGTCGAGCAGCTCGTCCTGCGCGCGGTGCACGGTCGCGACGCCGCCACGGCCGATCACCTCGTCGAGGCGGTACCGGTGGCCCAGCACCACGGGCCCGGTGGCGGGGGCGGGCCGGTCGGTCACGTCGCCGGACCACCACGACGGGCGGGGCTCGCTGCCGACTGCGGGGGGCATGTCGACCGACGGTAGGCGACCCGCGGTCGTGCCGCATGCCGACGAGCCCGTGCGCGGGCGGGTGCGCGCGAGGGCTCCGGGTGACGCGCGGGCGGTCGTCAGCGCTGCGGGAACCCGCGCCACGGGCCCGGCACGGTGAGCCGGAACCGCAGCGCGGCGACCCGCAGCGCGAAGACGAGCAGCACCGATGCCGCCACCGTCCACGGGTCCAGCCGGTCCCACCACCACAGCAGGACGACGAGGCTCGACCCGAGCAGCGCCGGGACGGCGTAGAGCTGGCGGTGGTGCAGCACCACGGGAACTTCACCCGTCAGGAGGTCCCGCAGGACTCCCCCGCCCACCCCCGTCATGACGCCGACGACGACGGCCGCGGTGGCGGTCGTGCCGAGCTCGAGGCCCTTGATCGTGCCGACGACGGTGAAGATCGCGAGCGCCCCCGCGTCGAGCATGACGATGGCGCGCCGCGCCCGCTCGAGCCGCGGGTGGAAGAAGTACATCGTGAGCCCGCCGGCGACGGCCGTGACGATCAGCCGCCAGTCGGAGATGCCGACCGGTGGCACCGCGCCGATGAGCACGTCGCGCAGCATCCCGCCGCCCAGACCGGTCGCCCAGCCCAGGACGAGGATGCCGAACACGTCGAACTGCTTGCGGACCGCCGCGAGCGCGCCCGACATGGCGCTCACGTACACCCCGAGGATCTCGAGCAGCGGCTCGTAGGGCAGGTCGGCGATCACGGACCGCATCCTGGCAGGTGCCGCCGGGGCCACGCGTCAGCCGCTGCGCGGCGCGGCGGGTGGTGCAGCCGGTGCTGCGGCGGGTCGTGCGGCGGGCCGTGCGGTGCGCGGCGGGACGCGGTGCAGGACGAGGTCGTGCACGCCGCCGTCGGCCAGGGTGAACGTGAGGAACGTCCCGGTGGGCTGCCGGCGCCGGTCGGTGGGCGACCCCGGGTTGAGCAGCCGCAGGCCACGCGGGGTCGTGGTGTCCCACGGGATGTGCGAGTGCCCGAAGACGAGGACGTCGAGGCCGGGGTGGTCCGCGTCGCAGCGCCGCTCGCGGCCCGCCGCCGCGCCGGTCTCGTGCACGACGCCGAGCCGGACGCCCCCGACCTGCGCGGTGGCGAGCAGCGGGACCCGCGCGCGGACGTCGGGCCCGTCGTTGTTGCCGTGGCAGGCGAGCAGGCGCCGCGCACGTCCGGCGAGCCGGTCGACGAGCGAGGCCGCCACCCAGTCCCCCGCGTGCAGCACGAGGTCCGCGTCGTCGACCGCGTCCCACAGGGCGTCCGGCAGGTCCCGGGCCCGGGCGGGCACGTGCGTGTCGGCCGTCGCGACGACGCGTACGGGCCCGTCGGTCAGGGGAGGCTCCACGGACCCAGTCTGCGCCCGCCGGACCCCCGCGTCGCGCCCGGTCGCACGCCCGCGACCTGCACCGACGGCACCGGCTCGGCGACCGCTGGACGGGACGCCGCGCGAGCCTCACACTTGCGTCGCCCCCTCGATGTTCCGGCCGCAGAGTGCCGGGAAAGGACCCGTGCGGTCGTGCTGCGCACTGTCACCTCCCACCTGTCGATCGACGTGCGTCAGCCGCTCGAGCTGCTGCTCGCCGTGACCGTCGCGGACGCCGCATGGGACCGTTCCGAGCTCCTGTCGGTCCGCCACGAGGACGGCCCCCTGGACGTCGTCGAGATCAAGGGGCCGCACGGCGCGCGCACCCACCGCGTGCTCGCCCCCGCCGGCCGGCTGGTCGTCGACTACACCGCGACCGTGCGCGGTCAGGCCGACGCACCGCCCGTCGACGACCTCGACCTCGTCGAGTACCGCCGGCCGAGCCGGTACGCCGAGTCCGACCGGCTGCTCGCGTTCGCACGCGACCAGTTCCGCGGGCTCGACGGGCCCGAGCTGCTCGACGCCGTCGCCACCTGGGTGACCGGGCACGTCACGTACCTGTCGGGCTCCAGCCTGCCGACGGACGGCGCGACGGACACGCTGCTCAAGCGGCGCGGCGTGTGCCGCGACTTCGCGCACCTGGTCGTCGCCCTGCTGCGGGCCAAGGACGTCCCCGCGCGGCTCGTGTCCGTCTACGCGCCGGGGCTCAAGCCCATGGACTTCCACGCCGTCGCCGAGGCGTTCGTCGACGGCGCGTGGCACGTGGTGGACGCGACGCGGCTCGCGCCGCGCGAGTCGCTCGTGCGGATCGCGACCGGGCGCGACGCCACGGACACCGCGTTCCTGTCGTACTACGGCGGCTCGCTCACGCTGCGCGCCATGACGGTGACGGCCACGGTCGACGGGACGCTCCCCGTCGACGACGGCGCCGGGCTGGTCACCCTGCGCTGAGCGCCGTCACAGGTTGCTGGGCCCGCCCTCGGCGAGGTCCGGCGAGGAGTCGGGCTGGTGCACGCACACCCACAGGCTCGACGGCTCGACCTTCACCTCCAGCGTGCGCCCCGGCTCGAGGACGTCCCCGTCCAGCTGGCGCGGCTGCGGGCGGTCGCAGCGGACCACCACGTGCGCGCCGCGCAGCATCTCGCGACGCGGCACGCGGGAACGGCGCAGCGCGATGCCGACGAGCAGCTGCAGCCAGTGCCCGACGTTGCGGGGCGCGATGATCGCGACCTCCATGACACCCGTGTCCGGCTGCGCGTCCGGCAGCAGCGTGACACCACCCTGCAGCCGGCCGACGTTGCCGATGAGCACCGAGCGCGCGTGCCGGCGCAGCGGCGGCCCGCCGTCGACGACGACCTCGACGCGCATCTCGTCGTCCGCGAGGTGCTTGAGGGCCGAGAACACGTAGGCGATCGAGCCCGCGCGGTTCTTGAGCTTCGTCGGGGCGTCGTCCATGGTGGCCGCGTCGAGCCCCATGCCGGCCATGACGGCGAAGACCTGACCGTCGGCGCGCCCGACGTCGATCTGCCGGCGCCCGCGCTGCAGCACGGTGTCGACACCGTCGGGCACGTTCGTCGGAACGTCGAGGTTGGCGGCGAGCAGGTTGCCGGTCCCGCCCGGCAGCACGGCGAGCGCGGTGTCCGTGCCGACGAGCCCCTCGACGACGGCGCGCACCGTCCCGTCCCCGCCGCACACGAGCACGACGTCGACCCCGTCCTCGACGGCCTGCCGGGCCTGCCCGGTGCCCGGGTCGTCGGCGGTCGTCTCGAGCCACGCGGGGGCGGGCCAGCCCGCCGCGGCGAGCTGCTCGGTGATCTGGGCGCGCAGCTCCTCGGTGCCCTCCACCCGGTTCGGGTTGACGACGACCGCCGTGCGCAGCGGGTCGTCGCCGTGCCGCTGCTGGGGCGCGGGCTCGGTGGGGGTCGCGGTTCCGGTCACCCCGCGATTGTGCTGGGTGGCGTGCCGCAGCGCGCGGCGGACGGCTCAGGCGCTCTCGCGCAGGGTGCGGCGGCGGCCCTCGAGAGCGACGAGCTCGGCGAACGCCGCCTGGTAGCCGGCGGCGTCCGCGCCGGGGTCCATGCGCTGCAGGCGCCCGCGCAGGTCCGCGATGTGGCGGGTGTAGCCGATCTCGACGAGCCGCAGCACGACGTCGCGCACGTAGCCCGGAAGCGACTCCGGCCGGTCCTCGGGCAGCGGCGCGACCGCGAGCTCCGTGACGAGCGCGCGCACCGGCTCGGCGGCCTGCTCGACGACCGCGTCGACCCACGCCGTCGATGCGCCCGGGGCCGCCTGCACCGCGGCCCGCGCGGCCGCGACGCCGCCCGCGGCACGGACCGCCTCGTGCACCGCCCGGTACGCGGGCGCGGCGAACGCGTCCGCGGCGAGGTCGTCGAAGTGGTCCGGGACGTGCTCGGGGAGCTGCAGGACGACCTCGAGCGCGGTGCGCTCGACCTGGGCCACGGGGTCGCGCCGGTCCGGCACGGGCATGCGCGCGACCGGCACGTGGACGACGTCGGGCCCCCCGCGCGCCGCCCCGCGGTCGTCGGGGCGCCCGTCGGCACGGCCGCCGCGTCGGTCGTCGGGCCGCCCCCGCCGCTCGTCGGGCCGGCCCTCGTCGCGCCCGCCGCCGGGGCGCCCGGTGGACCGCGCGCCGGCGACCGCGCGCCGCACCGCGTCCTGGTCGTCGATCCCAAGCCACCCCGCGAGCAGGCGCGTGTACTCGGGCCGCAGCGCGGCGTCCCGGATCCCCGCGACGACGGGCGCCGCGGCGCGCAGGGCACCGACCCGCCCCTCGGCGGTGCGCAGGTCGTACGACTCGAGCGTCGATCGGATGACGAACTCGTACAGCGGCTGCCGGCCGGCGACGAGCGCCCGGACCGCGTCGGGCCCCTTGGCCTGCCGCAGCTCGCACGGGTCCAGACCGGAGCGCTCCACGGCGACGAACGTCTGCGCGGAGAACGACTGGTCCTCGCCGAACGCCCGCAGCGCGGCCTTCTGGCCGGCGGCGTCGCCGTCGAACGTGAAGATGATCTCGCCGCCCACCGAGGCCCCCGAGGCGAGCTGCACGCCGCCCGTCGACCCGGAGTCGCCCACGAGGCGCCGCACGATGCGCGCGTGGTCGGAGCCGAACGCGGTGCCGCACGTCGCGACGGCGGTGCCGACGCCCGACAGGTGCATCGCCATGACGTCGGTGTAGCCCTCGACGACGACGACGCGCTTCTCGCGCTGCATGTCCCGCTTCGCGAGGTCGATGCCGTACAGCACCTGCGACTTGCGGTAGAGCGGCGTCTCGGGGGTGTTGAGGTACTTGGGCCCCTGGTCCTCGTCGAACAGCCGGCGCGCGCCGAAGCCGACCGTCTCCCCCGTGACCTCCCGGATGGGCCACACGAGCCGCCCGCGGAACCGGTCGTACACGCCGCGCTGCCCCTGGCTCACGAGTCCCGACGCGACGAGCTCCGCCTCGGTGAAGCCACGCCCGCGCAGGTGGCGCAGCAGCCCGTCCCAGCCCTGCGGCGCGAACCCGACACCGAACGTCTCTGCCGCGGACCGGTCGAACCCGCGCTCGGCGAGGAACGCCCGGCCCGCCGCCGCGCCGGGAGTCGTGAGCTGCTCGCGGTAGAACTCCTCGGCGACCTTGTGCGCGTCCAGGAGCCGGCGCCGGCGGCCGGGCTCGTCGCCGGGTCGCGGCGCACCGCCCTCCTCGTAGCGCAGCTGGATGCCGACGCGCCCCGCGAGGTACTCGACCGCCTCCGCGAACGCGAGCCCGTCGACCTTCATGACGAACGCGATGACGTCGCCGCCCTCGCCGCAGCCGAAGCAGTGGTAGCGGCCGACCTGCGGACGGACGTGGAACGACGGGGAGCGCTCGTCGTGGAACGGGCACAGGCCCTTCATCGAGCCGACACCCGCGGGACGCAGGCTCACGTGGGCGCCGACGATCTCCTCGATGCGCGCGCGCTCGCGGACCGCCTCCACGTCCTCCCGTCGGATGCGTCCCGCCACGCGGCGAGTCTAGGCGTCGCGCGCGGCCCCCTGGAGCGCGTCGGCGCAGCGCCGGGCGTAGGCGCCGGGCGTGATCCCGGCGAGGGCCGCGAAGTCCGTCGTGAGGTGCGACTGGTCGTAGTAGCCGGCGCGCGCCGCGACCTGTGCGAGGTCCCCGTCGGGCGCCTGCGCGATGAGCTCGGCGGCGAGGTGCACGCGGTGCCGCTGCAGCACCCACTTGGGGCCGACGCCGACGCGCTCGCGCAGCAGCCGCTGGAGCGTCCGGGTCGACAGCCCTGCGAGCGCGGCGAGGTCGTCGACCCGCGCGTCCGGCCCGAGCCGCCCGCCGACGACCGCGGCGAACGCCCGGTGCACCTGGTCGAGCGCGGGGTCGGCCTCCGGCGGCCCAGGACGCGCGGCGCGCAGCACGTCGACCACCTGCGCGACCGCTGCGGCGTCGTCGCCGCGTCCGACCGCGGCCAGCAGCGCGGGTCCCACCTCGGCCGCGTCGCCCAGCAGGTCGCGGGCGGGGATCACGGCGTCGCGACGGGTCGCACCGAGCCGGGCCGCGCGCCGGCCGAGCACGTGCCGCGCGTACGCGTCGAACCCGCCGGGCCGGAACTTGGTGCCGACGACGGCCCCCGTGCCCGCGATCTCCCGGTCGAACCGGCCCGACGGGATGCCGTGCGCCGCGAACAGGCCGGGCTCGGCGACGAGGTTGACGCACGCGTGCGGCAGGACGGTCTGCGTCACGTGCACGCCGGGCGGCAGCGACCACCGCACCGTCCAGAACCGCTCGACGACGTCGGCGAGGTCCTCCGGGGGCGCGTACCGCTCGAGCCGGAACGCGGGCGCGCCCGCCCCGCGCAGGACGCCGCCCGTGCCCGTCGTCGCGTCGCGTTCGAACACCTGTCGCATTCCTCCAAGACCGCCGGCCGTCCCCGCACGAGGCTAGAGGGCGAACCGCACCCGACGAAGGAGGCCACCGTGGCCAGCACGAACAGCACCCTGCACCCCAACCTCTCGGTGTCCGGCGCCCGCGAGGCGATCGACTTCTACGTGCGCGCCCTGGGCGCCGAGGTGGTGAGCGTGATCGAGAGCGGCGGGATCGTCGTGCACAGCGACCTGCGGCTCGGCGGGTCGACGTTCACCGTCGCCGAGCCGTTCCCGGAGATGGGCTCGACCGCGCCCGACCCCGAGCAGCCCGTGCCCGCGTCGTTCACCCTGGAGGTCGCCGACTGCGACGCGGCGTTCGCGCGGGCCGTCGAGGCCGGAGCGCGCGCGGTCAGCGAGCCGACCGACGAGTTCCACGGCGGCCGCATCGCCCAGCTGCGCGACCCGTTCGGCCACCGCTGGTTCCTCAACCAGCACCTGGAGGACGTCGCGCCCGAGGAGCTGCAGCGGCGCGTCGACGCGTGGACGGCCGCACAGGCGCCCGCCTGACGGTGCCCGTCGAGGCGTCAGTGCCGCGGCGGGTGCACGAGACGGGCGTGCATCTCCGCCGCGGACACGTCCGTGAGCGACGCGACCTGGTCGACGACGACCCGCAGGCGTGCGGCGTCGTCGTCGGCCGCGCGCCAGTCGGCCGCGCGCCAGTCGGCCGCGAACGGCGGCTCGAGCGCGATCGGCGCGCGCTCCGACATGACGCGCACCAGGTCCGTCAGCATCTCGCGCTGCCGGTGGTAGAGCGGCTCGAGCTCGCGCGGCGCCATCACGTAGGCGACGGCGAGCCCCTTGAGCACGAGGATCTCGGCGGTCGTGTCGAGCGGCACCACGAGGTTCGCGGCGTAGCGGGTGAGCGGCCCCGGCCCGTACTCCTCGCGCGTCGCCGTCTGCGCGGCCTTCGCGAACCGGCCGATGAGCTGGCTCGTCGCGTCCTTGAGCATCGCCAGCGCGCCGCGCGAGCCGTCGAAGCCCGCGTCCCACAGGTGCGCCCCGACGAGCCGGTCCATCGCCTCGTGCAGCCCCTCGTCGTCGACCGCGTCGCCGTACCAGGTCTGCACGGCCTCGACGACGCGCGCCCGCTCGTCGGGGCGCGTCAGCACCCCGAGGTCGAGGCGCCCGCCGACGACGGCGTCCTCGACGTCGTGCACCGAGTACGAGATGTCGTCGGCGAGGTCCATGACCTGCGCCTCGAGGCACTTGCGACCGTCGGGCGCGTCCTCGCGCAGCCACGTGAACACGGGCAGGTCGTCCTCGTAGACGCCGAACTTGTGCGTGGGACGGCCGCTCGCGGCGCTCACCGGGCCGCGCCCGTGCCGCCACGGGTACTTGACCGACGCGTCGAGGCTCGCGCGCGTGAGGTTGAGCCCGACGGTCCGCCCGTCGGGCGCGACGACCTTCGGCTCCAGGCGCGTGAGCAGCCGCAGCGTCTGCGCGTTGCCCTCGAACCCGCCGATGCCGCGCGCGATCTCCGCGAGCGCGCGCTCGCCGTTGTGCCCGAACGGCGGGTGGCCCAGGTCGTGCGCGAGGCACGCGGTGTCGACGACGTCCGGGTCGCAGCCGAGGGTCTTGCCGATCTCCCGCCCGACCTGCGCCACCTCGAGCGTGTGCGTGAGCCGCGTGCGCACGAAGTCGTCGGACGAGGGACCGAGCACCTGCGTCTTGGCGCCCAGGCGTCGCAGCGCGGACGAGTGCACGATCCGGGCCCGGTCGCGCTCGAACGCCGTGCGCTCCCGCGACTTCGGCGCCTCCGGCGCCCACCGCTCCCGGTCGGCGTCGACGTAGCCGTCGAGCTCGAGCATCTCCGGGGCGGTCACGGGTCTAGGGTAACGAGCGCCGGGCCCGCCCCTCCCTGCGGTGACGCACGTCGCACCGCGTGACGACGCGCCCCGGCGTCGGTCGCGTCGGGCAGGCGTGGTCGTCCCACGCGCTGTGACGGAGGTCCGATGAAGCCCCTCGCGAGCACCACCCGTTCCCCCCGCCGGACCGCGGCGATCGGCGTCGTCGCCGCGACCCTCACGGTCGGTGCGACCGGGGCGGCGTACGCCCTCGCGCAGGAGGCCGTCGCGCCCGACACCGCCGTGGTCGCCGGCGACCAGCCCGTCGAGGTGGTCGCCGACCCGCCCGCCGAGGTCGTCGCCGACGAGCCGCCCGCGCCCGCACCGGCTCAGGACCACGCCCCGGTGCCGCCCCCGGTCCCGGGCGAGGAGGAGTACACGCAGGAGCGCGCGGACGCGTTCTGGGGCGCCGGGTACGTCATGGAGGACGCCGACGCCCTCGCCGAGCTCTGGGACGTCCCGCTCCTCGAGGCGAAGGGCCGCGCGGGCCAGCTGCTGCTCGACGGGCAGCCCGTGCCGATCGCT
This genomic interval carries:
- a CDS encoding AraC family transcriptional regulator, whose translation is MFERDATTGTGGVLRGAGAPAFRLERYAPPEDLADVVERFWTVRWSLPPGVHVTQTVLPHACVNLVAEPGLFAAHGIPSGRFDREIAGTGAVVGTKFRPGGFDAYARHVLGRRAARLGATRRDAVIPARDLLGDAAEVGPALLAAVGRGDDAAAVAQVVDVLRAARPGPPEADPALDQVHRAFAAVVGGRLGPDARVDDLAALAGLSTRTLQRLLRERVGVGPKWVLQRHRVHLAAELIAQAPDGDLAQVAARAGYYDQSHLTTDFAALAGITPGAYARRCADALQGAARDA
- a CDS encoding VOC family protein, with protein sequence MASTNSTLHPNLSVSGAREAIDFYVRALGAEVVSVIESGGIVVHSDLRLGGSTFTVAEPFPEMGSTAPDPEQPVPASFTLEVADCDAAFARAVEAGARAVSEPTDEFHGGRIAQLRDPFGHRWFLNQHLEDVAPEELQRRVDAWTAAQAPA
- a CDS encoding deoxyguanosinetriphosphate triphosphohydrolase; translation: MLELDGYVDADRERWAPEAPKSRERTAFERDRARIVHSSALRRLGAKTQVLGPSSDDFVRTRLTHTLEVAQVGREIGKTLGCDPDVVDTACLAHDLGHPPFGHNGERALAEIARGIGGFEGNAQTLRLLTRLEPKVVAPDGRTVGLNLTRASLDASVKYPWRHGRGPVSAASGRPTHKFGVYEDDLPVFTWLREDAPDGRKCLEAQVMDLADDISYSVHDVEDAVVGGRLDLGVLTRPDERARVVEAVQTWYGDAVDDEGLHEAMDRLVGAHLWDAGFDGSRGALAMLKDATSQLIGRFAKAAQTATREEYGPGPLTRYAANLVVPLDTTAEILVLKGLAVAYVMAPRELEPLYHRQREMLTDLVRVMSERAPIALEPPFAADWRAADWRAADDDAARLRVVVDQVASLTDVSAAEMHARLVHPPRH